ACTATCGGCTTTGCGAGGCTCCGGTGTGGACAATTGTTTCATCGAACTCGACAGTATCGAGATACCGATAATGGACGGCTCGAGCGAGGATTTTATTGAGCTAATAACTAAAGCCGGCGTCGTCGAACAGGATGCTCCACGGCGCATCTTCCGCGTTCTCGAACGTGTCGAATTTGAACAAGGCGATCGAAAAATGTCTATCGAGCCAGCGGAGAATTATGAGATCGACTGTGTCATTGACTTTCCGCATCCGTTCATCGAACGCCAGTCATTGCATTTTGTATTTAAGAACGGTTCGTTTGGAAAAGAGATCGCTTCGGCACGGACGTTTGGCTTTACTCACGAGATCGATATGCTGCGAAAGGCGAATTTAGCTCTCGGCGGCTCGCTCGAAAACGCTATTGTCCTCACTCCCGACGGAATGCTAAATGAAACCCCGCTTCGTTTTGACGACGAATTCGTACGGCACAAGATACTCGATATTATTGGCGATTTTGCGTTGATAGGAATGCCGATCCAGGGAAAGATCACCGCCGAAAAATCCGGCCACAGCGTTCACGCTTCGCTGATGAGTAAACTACTTAAAGCGGAACACGCGTGGGAAATCGTCGAGTCCACCGACTGATCCCGTACGATAGAAGGTTTACGAACCCCGTCGCTCACGCATACCGCCCACCTTAAACTCTAAATTGCTGCAAATGGTGATCGAGATGCTTGTAAAGCATATTGCTCCACTGAGTTTTATTCAGCACTCCGAAAGAGTGCGATTCCTTGCCATTGAACTCATTCTCACCGAGTTGCTGCGTTTTCACGATATATGCGACCAATCTGGCTCGTTCCGTTTCGAAATCCTTATCTGATCTAATAATGAACTGCGGACCTGTTGGGCTGTTCTTTTTTGCAGGTTTATCGCCAACGACAACGGGCGCAACGATGTACTTCAATACGAGGCTCATGGGAAAGCCGGGTTTCGGGTGTTTATCCGGTTCATAGATGCACTCGTACGCGACACTGCAATGGGCGAGCATTTTTGCGACATCCATTTTTCCCCACTGCCGCTGAGACTCCGGCGTAAGTTTGTTCAGCCGCTCGATGATGCCATCCGAAACTTCTTTCGCAAAGATATTTGGAAATGCCATATTCTTAAACCTCCCAATCAGGCGTATGAAATGTACCATCCCGGTCGATCCGCTGATACGTATGAGCCCCGAAAAAGTCTCGTTGAGCCTGAATCAAATTCGCCGGGAGCCGTTCGGTGCGAAATGCATCGAAATATGCCAACGCCGAGGAAAAGCAAGCTGAAGGAATACCGTTCTCGTTGAAGGTTACGACCGTTTTGCGCAAAGACCCGGCCCGCGAGTTCAACATATCTGAAATGCCCTTATCAAGCAGAAGGCTTTCAATATTCTGGCCGGACGAATAGGCCTTGCGGATCAATTCGAGCAATTTCGAACGGATAATACATCCGCCGCGCCAAATCCGGGCGATTTCTGCGAGATCCAGGCCAAAACCCTTTTCCTCGGACGCTTTCTGAAGTAGGGACATTCCTTGAGCGTAGGTCAGGATAAAAGCACAGAAAAGTGCATCTTCGAGTTCGCCAACCGAGGTTCTCGAATGACTCTGATCTGCGGAAGTGCGCATTCCCGCATATTTCAACGCGACCTCTTTCCTGGTGCCTTTCTGTGCCGATATCTGACGCATTGTAACCGCCGAATCGATCGTCGGGATCGGAACACCAAAATCCATTGCCGCCTGCGATGTCCATTTGCCCGTTCCTTTTTGCCCTGCGGTGTCGAGGATCATTGAGACGAGTGGATTACCGGTTTCGGGATCCGTCTTACGCAAAACCTGGGATGTGATCTCGACAAGGAAAGAGTTTAGTTCGCCGCCGTTCCATTCCGTGAAGGTCCGGTGCATTTCAGTGCTTGCCATACGCAAAACACTCTGCATGAAATCGAACGTCTCAGCCAGCAGCTGCATCATGCCGTATTCGATGCCGTTGTGAACCATTTTTACAAAGTGGCCGGAAGAACCCGTTCCCATGTATGCGACACAAGGTTCACCGTTGACTTTCGCTGAAACTGCCTGGAGCGTTGTTTCGATCCGATCATAATGATCGCGACGGCCGCCGGGCATGATGCTGGCTCCGTGGCGAGCACCTTCCTCACCGCCGCTGACGCCGACGCGCATGAATCCGATGCCTTTGACCGCGAGTTCAGCTTCTCGGCGTTCCGTGTCAGTAAAATGCGAATTGCCGCCATCGATGATCAGGTCGTCGTCATCGAGGTGTGGGGCAAGATCCGCGATAACCTTGTCAACGATGGGGCCGGCAGGAACGAGAAGCATGATGTTGCGAGGCGATTCAAGCTTTGCAAGAAAATCAGCGAGATCGGTCCCCACATCGACCGGCATTCCTTCCCCTTCCTTCAAAAGAAGGTCTCGCTTTGCTTCATCAAGATCGTATCCGACCCCGCCAATGCCGTGTTCGGCGATATTTAGCAGAAAATTGCAGCCCATCGTACCAAGGCCGATCATTCCGAAGTGTGCTTTTGCCATAACGCAATTCTAACGCAAAGTCCCAAAGTCGCAAGCACAAAAACGGTCAGACTTTCCAAATATCCGATAGGCCAAGTTCTTCTCCGAACATCTCCGGCATTTCGTCAAACATCCACCACCACGACAGAACCATCTGACAAAACGCCCATTTACGGATGTCAGATTCCTCGAGATCAAATGCCACGGCGAAATCCGCGATAGCTTTATCAAGCTTGCCTTTCAAACGCGTATCCCATTCGAGCCATTCGTGATGGTTGTTTAGAAAGACGCCGATGTCATAGCTAACATGTCCGATCATTCCTTTCGGATCGATAACTAGAAAAGGGCCGCGTCGGGACGAGAGGATATTATCGTGATGAAAGTCGCCGTGCAGCAGAAAGGTATTTTTGGTTTGACGCGACAACTCCGCATAAAGCTCGATGGCCTTTGTCGTCCCGATCGTGTGTTTGAGGCCATCGAACCAGTCATCCAACCTAATAAAGTCGTCGGTTGTTTGCGGAACAGGCCGCAGAATTCGTTTCAGGATCTCAATAGCGATTGTAACGGCTTTCGCTTGATCTTTTTTGCAGACAGATCTTAGGTTAGAGCCAGGAACCACCCGTTCGAGGAGAATAGCTTGGAGTTCCCGATCGAACTCCAACATTCGCACCGAGCCATCACCATTAAGCAGCTGCAAATATGCAGCCTCACCGAAGATCTCGACATCTTTCAACGGCAGCCCGATCTTGAGCACTGCACTTTTTCCGTCGGCGAGCTCAGCATTCGCAACGTAGTTATATGAGAGGTTCAAGAAAGGATTTCCGGCTTTGATTGGCCATTTTTTCTCCAAGACTGCGATCCTTTCCGGTAACTCATCGAGCCATTTTTCTCCGCGTCCGCCACAAAGCGAGATCGTATTTTGCACAAATTTCGGCGGCAGGGATGATCTGAAGTTAGTTTCCATTGGTTAGATTCTATAGCACTGAGCGAACCCGGCAACCTGCAAACGATGTAGGCGTATTTTCAACAGATCAATTTCTGTTCAATAATGGAATTAGAAATTCCACCAATTTATTATGAGATGCCTTGCAGAAGCGATACGACCTACAACATTAATAGAATCGTCAAAACTCCGAGACCACCTCGGGCTCGACATCACGATCGCGACCGAGACATTCCAGCACACCGGCAGTTTCAAATTCCGGGCGGCCTATAATCTTGCTCTAAATGTGGCAGAGACAGAGATCGTCGCCGCGTCGTCAGGGAATTTTGGTCAGGCCTTGGCGTACGCATGTAAATTGCTGGGAAAGAAATGCACGATAGTGATGCCTTCGACATCCGCAAGAGTTAAGTTAGATGCCGTACGCGGTTTCGGAGCAACCGCTGACCTAATAGAGACTGCAAGGATCGGACGCAGCGAGCGTGTCGCCCAACTCGCGGCCGAGATGCCAAACGCTTACGTCGCAAGTGCTTACAACGACAAATATGTCATCGACGGAAATTCAACGCTTGGTGACGAACTCGCCGATAAGGATTTTGATGTCGTGATCACCGCCGTCGGCGGTGGCGGGCTTGTGTCCGGAATGATCCAGTCCTTCTGCCGGAACGGATCGATGACAAAGGTCTTTGGAGCCGAACCGCAGCCAGGAAATGATGCGTCGCGTTCGCTTCAAGCAGGCCATATTGTGGCCAATGAATCCGAACCGCAAACCATCGCCGACGGAGCCCGTACTCTGTCACTCGGGAGCCTTAACTGGGAAATAATCAAGGATGGAATTGCCGGAATAATCGAGGTACCGGATGAAAAAACGATCGAAGCTCTGAGGATGTATTTCGGTCTCGTTAATCTAAAATCCGAACCAACCGGGGCTCTGAGTTTGGGCGCGATCCTGGTCGATGCGGAACGTTTTCGAGATCAGAAGATCTGCCTCGTTGTCAGCG
This sequence is a window from Acidobacteriota bacterium. Protein-coding genes within it:
- a CDS encoding DUF1569 domain-containing protein, with the protein product MAFPNIFAKEVSDGIIERLNKLTPESQRQWGKMDVAKMLAHCSVAYECIYEPDKHPKPGFPMSLVLKYIVAPVVVGDKPAKKNSPTGPQFIIRSDKDFETERARLVAYIVKTQQLGENEFNGKESHSFGVLNKTQWSNMLYKHLDHHLQQFRV
- a CDS encoding pyridoxal-phosphate dependent enzyme, with amino-acid sequence MRCLAEAIRPTTLIESSKLRDHLGLDITIATETFQHTGSFKFRAAYNLALNVAETEIVAASSGNFGQALAYACKLLGKKCTIVMPSTSARVKLDAVRGFGATADLIETARIGRSERVAQLAAEMPNAYVASAYNDKYVIDGNSTLGDELADKDFDVVITAVGGGGLVSGMIQSFCRNGSMTKVFGAEPQPGNDASRSLQAGHIVANESEPQTIADGARTLSLGSLNWEIIKDGIAGIIEVPDEKTIEALRMYFGLVNLKSEPTGALSLGAILVDAERFRDQKICLVVSGGNVDPSVYAKLIV
- a CDS encoding UDP-3-O-acyl-N-acetylglucosamine deacetylase — encoded protein: MKQTTLAKPINITGVGLHTGVDVNMTLRPAPQNTGYIFVRIDLDDFEIPASVEYISHCSYATTLMRRGVVLSTCEHLLSALRGSGVDNCFIELDSIEIPIMDGSSEDFIELITKAGVVEQDAPRRIFRVLERVEFEQGDRKMSIEPAENYEIDCVIDFPHPFIERQSLHFVFKNGSFGKEIASARTFGFTHEIDMLRKANLALGGSLENAIVLTPDGMLNETPLRFDDEFVRHKILDIIGDFALIGMPIQGKITAEKSGHSVHASLMSKLLKAEHAWEIVESTD
- the gndA gene encoding NADP-dependent phosphogluconate dehydrogenase encodes the protein MAKAHFGMIGLGTMGCNFLLNIAEHGIGGVGYDLDEAKRDLLLKEGEGMPVDVGTDLADFLAKLESPRNIMLLVPAGPIVDKVIADLAPHLDDDDLIIDGGNSHFTDTERREAELAVKGIGFMRVGVSGGEEGARHGASIMPGGRRDHYDRIETTLQAVSAKVNGEPCVAYMGTGSSGHFVKMVHNGIEYGMMQLLAETFDFMQSVLRMASTEMHRTFTEWNGGELNSFLVEITSQVLRKTDPETGNPLVSMILDTAGQKGTGKWTSQAAMDFGVPIPTIDSAVTMRQISAQKGTRKEVALKYAGMRTSADQSHSRTSVGELEDALFCAFILTYAQGMSLLQKASEEKGFGLDLAEIARIWRGGCIIRSKLLELIRKAYSSGQNIESLLLDKGISDMLNSRAGSLRKTVVTFNENGIPSACFSSALAYFDAFRTERLPANLIQAQRDFFGAHTYQRIDRDGTFHTPDWEV
- a CDS encoding phosphotransferase, encoding METNFRSSLPPKFVQNTISLCGGRGEKWLDELPERIAVLEKKWPIKAGNPFLNLSYNYVANAELADGKSAVLKIGLPLKDVEIFGEAAYLQLLNGDGSVRMLEFDRELQAILLERVVPGSNLRSVCKKDQAKAVTIAIEILKRILRPVPQTTDDFIRLDDWFDGLKHTIGTTKAIELYAELSRQTKNTFLLHGDFHHDNILSSRRGPFLVIDPKGMIGHVSYDIGVFLNNHHEWLEWDTRLKGKLDKAIADFAVAFDLEESDIRKWAFCQMVLSWWWMFDEMPEMFGEELGLSDIWKV